In one window of Dokdonia sp. PRO95 DNA:
- a CDS encoding glycosyltransferase, producing MKLAIVTAYPPSKVTLNEYAYHLVKHFRQNQEVTELVLLTDVTPDQADITFEEDGCEITVKQCWKFNSLKNVFSIAKAVRATQPDAVLYNLQFMKFGDKKVAAALGLFSPWVSKMMGVKTTVLLHNIMETVDLDSAGFTSNKLKIKAYNFIGEMLTRVVLKADTVALTISKYVDILEEKYNAKNCVLIPHGTFEIPEEPSYDVAPGPLKIMTFGKFGTYKKVEILIEAVQIVREQTGRDLEIVIAGTDSPNTPGYLAEVQEVYKHVPNLTFTGYVEEEDVPVIFSESAMVVFPYTSTTGSSGVLHQAGSYGKAVVMPDLGDLGILVKEEGYRGEFFNPESLHSLATGIQNLVTNDAYRTEIAKANYQAATALPMSRIAQMYIDVFNGTSRRTKNTTLMAA from the coding sequence ATGAAACTAGCAATCGTAACGGCCTATCCACCGAGCAAAGTAACTTTAAACGAATATGCATACCATTTAGTAAAGCACTTTCGTCAAAACCAAGAAGTAACAGAACTGGTACTTCTTACAGATGTAACTCCAGACCAAGCAGATATCACTTTTGAAGAAGATGGATGCGAGATTACAGTAAAGCAATGTTGGAAATTCAATAGCTTAAAAAATGTATTCTCTATTGCAAAAGCCGTAAGAGCAACACAACCAGATGCAGTACTTTATAACCTACAGTTTATGAAGTTTGGAGATAAGAAGGTAGCTGCAGCGCTAGGATTGTTTTCTCCTTGGGTATCAAAAATGATGGGAGTAAAAACAACGGTATTACTTCACAATATAATGGAAACTGTAGATCTTGATAGTGCAGGTTTTACAAGTAATAAATTAAAAATAAAGGCATATAACTTCATAGGCGAGATGCTTACTCGTGTGGTACTTAAAGCAGATACAGTAGCGCTTACCATCAGTAAATATGTAGACATACTAGAAGAGAAGTATAATGCAAAAAATTGTGTACTGATCCCTCACGGTACCTTTGAGATTCCAGAAGAGCCATCTTATGATGTAGCACCAGGTCCTTTAAAAATAATGACGTTCGGAAAATTTGGAACCTACAAGAAAGTAGAGATACTTATAGAAGCTGTTCAAATCGTAAGAGAGCAAACCGGTCGTGATCTTGAGATTGTAATTGCTGGTACAGATAGTCCTAACACACCAGGATACCTAGCAGAAGTTCAAGAAGTATATAAACACGTTCCTAATCTTACATTTACAGGTTATGTAGAAGAAGAAGATGTACCTGTAATCTTTTCAGAAAGTGCGATGGTTGTTTTTCCATACACATCTACTACCGGAAGCTCAGGAGTGTTACACCAGGCTGGAAGTTATGGTAAGGCAGTAGTAATGCCAGACCTAGGAGATCTTGGTATTCTTGTAAAAGAAGAAGGATACAGAGGTGAGTTTTTTAACCCAGAGAGTTTACATAGTCTAGCTACAGGAATCCAAAACCTTGTAACAAACGACGCTTACAGAACAGAAATAGCAAAAGCAAATTATCAAGCAGCAACAGCATTACCTATGAGCCGTATTGCTCAAATGTATATAGATGTTTTTAATGGCACATCAAGAAGAACAAAAAACACCACATTAATGGCAGCATAA
- a CDS encoding LytTR family DNA-binding domain-containing protein, whose amino-acid sequence MNCIIVDDETAARTIVSHLCSQVDELNVIDEFPNAMQAIKFLNKNEIDLIFLDIHMPDFTGFDFIDSLKNPPKIVLTTSDRDFAIEAFEYDCIVDYLVKPITLPRFLKAMQKVESFKAPKLQKATPDAQEAKQEESEKEMYVNIDRRLIKIEFDKIFLVEAKGDYVLIKTEGKNYTVHSTLKKIEEKLPDSLFLKIHRSYIINIKKIVDIEDNSVLIARDVIPISRSNRPELMKRLNLL is encoded by the coding sequence TTGAACTGTATTATTGTAGATGATGAAACTGCGGCACGTACAATCGTATCGCATTTATGTAGCCAGGTAGATGAACTCAATGTAATTGATGAGTTTCCTAACGCGATGCAGGCAATCAAGTTTTTAAATAAGAACGAGATTGACCTCATTTTCTTAGATATACACATGCCAGATTTTACTGGTTTTGACTTTATAGATTCGCTTAAAAATCCGCCAAAGATTGTTCTCACCACGTCAGATCGTGACTTTGCGATTGAGGCTTTTGAGTATGATTGTATTGTAGATTACTTAGTAAAGCCTATAACCCTGCCTAGATTTCTTAAGGCAATGCAAAAGGTTGAAAGTTTTAAAGCTCCTAAGTTGCAAAAAGCAACTCCAGATGCACAAGAAGCAAAGCAAGAAGAGTCAGAAAAGGAGATGTATGTAAATATAGACAGGCGTCTCATTAAGATTGAGTTTGATAAAATCTTTCTTGTAGAAGCAAAAGGTGACTACGTACTAATAAAAACAGAAGGAAAAAATTACACCGTACACTCTACACTTAAAAAAATAGAAGAAAAACTACCAGATAGTCTTTTCTTAAAAATCCATCGCTCCTATATTATTAACATTAAAAAAATAGTTGATATTGAGGATAATAGTGTCCTGATAGCTAGAGATGTAATACCAATAAGTCGTTCTAACAGACCTGAACTTATGAAGCGTCTTAACTTGCTATAA
- a CDS encoding Hpt domain-containing protein: protein MEKPNLNYIKELSGGDAGFEKKLIGVVQAELPQEIAEYEGNMKDSAFAKAAENVHKIKHKLGIVGLEKGYELAIAYEDELKEGKSTLKEEFDNILTAVIHFIKDL, encoded by the coding sequence ATGGAAAAGCCCAATCTCAATTATATCAAAGAACTTTCAGGGGGAGACGCAGGTTTTGAAAAAAAGCTGATAGGAGTGGTACAAGCAGAATTACCTCAAGAAATTGCCGAATATGAAGGTAATATGAAGGATTCCGCTTTCGCGAAAGCGGCCGAAAACGTACATAAGATAAAACATAAACTAGGAATCGTAGGATTAGAAAAAGGATACGAGCTCGCTATTGCCTATGAAGATGAGCTTAAGGAAGGAAAGTCTACCTTGAAAGAAGAATTTGATAACATTCTAACCGCCGTAATCCATTTTATAAAAGATTTATAA
- a CDS encoding tetratricopeptide repeat protein yields the protein MRQLTYIILFLLGATAYSQDMSAGFTLLETGKYEEAKTFFGDVLEDYPDNKTARLCYGRALGLSGESGKARTLFTNLKADYPTDFEVGLNYAESLLWDSDFSAAKDFYETLVAKDSTSFSALLGYANTLSNLKEYDAAIAYVNKALTVQPGNANAAVSKKFMRLGKANQLTTAFQYDAAIQLLKSALEDMPNDQQIISALANTYIAKKDFDNANTMYSKLSDTLTSQVGKSLVAHLQKDDKLALSLAQESINFAKADTTKIITANERYIQALIWNGKYATARTAIADLKSTFPTNARVAALKATLGMYTGTFKKSIEVYNGILEKDSASFDGNLGIANAYRAQGNLDEAYAFAKNTLTFYPNQKDATGLMKTIESSLAPVIEKRAAYTKDNGDNQAYSAGLTATLPFTSRFKAIFSYNYRTTENMTTNTMAYNTNASLGAHYRVINNTWLEGTLGFVKADADANEYTDVNGSIFVKSRPFPLQFLEVGYSRTLQDFNAALLDEKIFMNNYSLNYNMGTNINLGWYTGLMHTQQTDGNSRNLLFTSLYYNFTKNPTLKGGINYQYVGFKDQVPTLYFSPSKYQAVELFLDLTGQAGKWSYAANAAGGLQVVEEDEASTLFRVEARVQYAISNRFQMGAYGKYSNIASATAAGFEFMEVGLKLRWQVLEKGIIKM from the coding sequence ATGAGACAACTAACATATATTATTCTTTTCCTACTAGGTGCAACAGCATACAGCCAAGATATGTCTGCAGGTTTCACTTTATTAGAAACTGGGAAATATGAGGAGGCAAAAACATTTTTTGGAGATGTGCTTGAAGACTACCCAGATAATAAAACGGCAAGACTCTGTTACGGTCGTGCTCTAGGGTTGAGTGGTGAGAGTGGCAAAGCAAGAACACTTTTTACAAACCTTAAAGCAGACTACCCTACAGATTTTGAAGTGGGCTTAAACTATGCCGAGTCTCTTTTATGGGATAGTGATTTTAGCGCTGCAAAAGACTTTTATGAAACCCTCGTTGCCAAAGATAGTACAAGCTTCTCTGCCCTACTCGGCTATGCAAACACGCTTTCTAACCTTAAAGAATATGACGCGGCAATCGCTTATGTAAACAAGGCACTTACCGTACAACCTGGTAATGCAAATGCTGCGGTGTCAAAAAAGTTTATGCGTTTAGGTAAGGCAAACCAACTAACAACTGCCTTTCAATATGATGCGGCAATACAATTACTTAAAAGTGCTCTTGAGGATATGCCTAACGATCAGCAAATCATAAGCGCGCTTGCAAATACCTATATCGCAAAGAAGGATTTTGACAACGCAAACACGATGTACAGTAAGCTTTCAGATACCTTAACATCGCAAGTGGGTAAATCATTAGTTGCTCACTTACAGAAGGACGACAAGCTCGCATTATCACTGGCGCAGGAGAGTATTAATTTCGCGAAAGCGGACACTACAAAAATCATTACTGCAAACGAGCGCTACATACAAGCACTCATCTGGAACGGAAAATATGCCACAGCAAGAACTGCCATTGCAGATCTTAAAAGCACCTTCCCGACTAATGCGCGCGTGGCTGCACTTAAGGCAACTTTAGGAATGTACACGGGGACTTTTAAAAAGAGTATCGAGGTGTATAACGGTATCCTTGAGAAGGACAGCGCCTCTTTTGACGGAAATCTCGGGATTGCAAATGCGTACCGTGCACAGGGTAATCTAGATGAGGCTTACGCTTTCGCGAAAAATACCTTAACCTTCTACCCAAACCAGAAAGATGCTACTGGGTTAATGAAAACAATAGAAAGTAGCCTCGCTCCCGTGATCGAAAAACGAGCTGCATACACCAAAGATAATGGTGATAACCAAGCATACTCGGCTGGTCTGACCGCTACCTTGCCATTTACAAGTAGGTTTAAGGCTATATTTTCTTACAACTACCGTACTACCGAAAATATGACCACAAACACGATGGCTTATAACACAAATGCAAGCCTTGGAGCTCATTACAGAGTCATAAATAATACCTGGCTAGAAGGTACATTAGGGTTTGTAAAAGCAGATGCAGATGCAAATGAGTATACAGATGTAAACGGATCTATTTTTGTAAAGTCAAGACCTTTTCCGCTTCAGTTTTTAGAGGTGGGTTACAGCAGGACGTTACAAGATTTTAACGCCGCATTACTAGACGAAAAGATATTTATGAATAACTATTCCCTTAACTACAATATGGGAACAAACATAAATCTAGGTTGGTATACTGGTTTAATGCACACGCAGCAAACAGATGGAAACTCTCGTAACTTATTATTCACTTCTTTATACTACAACTTTACAAAAAACCCAACGCTTAAAGGTGGTATCAATTACCAGTATGTAGGTTTTAAGGATCAAGTACCTACGTTATATTTTAGCCCATCAAAATACCAAGCAGTTGAGTTGTTTTTAGATCTTACTGGTCAAGCAGGAAAGTGGAGCTATGCAGCAAACGCTGCAGGAGGTTTACAAGTAGTAGAAGAGGATGAGGCTTCTACACTTTTTCGCGTAGAAGCCAGAGTACAGTATGCGATATCAAACCGCTTCCAGATGGGTGCTTACGGTAAGTACAGTAACATTGCCTCTGCAACCGCAGCAGGATTTGAGTTTATGGAAGTAGGTTTAAAGCTGAGATGGCAAGTACTTGAAAAAGGAATTATAAAGATGTAA
- a CDS encoding T9SS type A sorting domain-containing protein: MKANFYSLTRQLIALSCLLYSFTASAQDVPFNCDYSAYLFQYNDVYAIDLASGNSFLAAKDITTGNINAAAYNPADGYIWGYLSSPAKSIVKIGKNFETTTITIDALPTGNKYVGDISATGQYYFKAGGSTYYTVDLDPASETYTELTATASLSQNLSVHDWAFNAVDNQLYAVEKGTNILYRINPDNGQVQALGVVPILSGLNYTYGAVYFDASGRFYISANQTGTIYVIQSVQDLDGIGVIDSNLFAFGPSSASNDGARCPTAPVLQEICDNGIDDDGDGLIDCEDPSCSGYGMCATIDPEASTGNKGGLESNNRLSNAIAKRNFNRAKESYEFNKDLAPLVGKKDSYAVRTAQTFTLADLIPLEEISEDYVVESTPADLVGITNATEVYAVDYIKGELSTASILALKTENGVYEHTKYICDRLLGAELTSVSTIEINGQQFIKSLIRNIDGSVEFVLSLSAKMVNNETEFIVESHWNLDRYEDDVTFYNFQIWANSIDDLHKLGQQVLNLLEVQKPVTSYNTSTPPTVFVKKGNYNNGALQLEIINTNATESVTFDAGIRATETSEIVTTTSSISLGENYITEVTIDTGYLFDIGFRIGDGINTPDDLFLSDGPWGVDASQVGTDVVTYEISENEETYGDDTYAIERNLSLTATTNSYVAAYRALTPRFQAVDVSMFNALQMTAKGTGNLEITFVKESIEIWEDQYKATIALTDNSQDFDILFDNFTSPSGTPLLLNDLVTVVFTMVSQDGTMVTKEMDINEIQFANSEVLSTEENIMVADALINYPNPFISQTTIRLPQASATVQITVVDMLGRIVDTQDITTNNGGLTAVYTAPNLQTGIYTYKLVDSASQQHSGKFVIKR; the protein is encoded by the coding sequence ATGAAAGCAAATTTCTACTCTCTTACAAGACAATTAATCGCACTAAGCTGCTTGTTGTATTCATTTACCGCCAGCGCACAAGATGTACCTTTTAATTGTGATTACAGCGCTTATTTGTTTCAATACAATGATGTGTATGCAATTGACCTTGCTTCTGGAAACTCTTTTCTAGCAGCAAAGGATATCACAACAGGAAACATAAACGCAGCAGCATATAATCCAGCAGATGGTTACATCTGGGGATACTTATCAAGCCCTGCAAAATCTATTGTTAAAATAGGCAAGAACTTTGAGACTACTACCATCACTATTGATGCATTACCTACTGGCAATAAATATGTAGGTGATATAAGCGCTACAGGACAATATTACTTTAAAGCTGGTGGGAGCACATACTACACTGTAGATCTTGATCCAGCATCAGAAACATATACAGAACTTACTGCAACTGCATCATTATCACAAAATTTAAGTGTACATGACTGGGCTTTTAATGCAGTAGATAATCAGCTGTACGCCGTTGAGAAAGGAACAAACATCTTGTATAGAATCAACCCTGACAATGGCCAGGTGCAGGCTTTAGGCGTCGTACCTATTTTATCAGGACTAAACTATACCTATGGAGCTGTATATTTTGATGCTTCAGGACGATTCTACATATCTGCAAATCAAACAGGGACTATCTATGTAATACAAAGTGTTCAAGACCTTGATGGGATAGGAGTTATAGATTCAAACCTCTTTGCTTTTGGGCCATCAAGTGCTAGTAATGATGGCGCTCGATGCCCTACTGCACCTGTGTTACAAGAAATATGCGATAACGGAATTGATGATGATGGTGACGGTCTTATAGATTGTGAAGATCCATCATGCTCAGGATACGGGATGTGTGCCACTATAGATCCAGAAGCATCTACAGGAAATAAAGGAGGATTAGAAAGTAATAATAGACTCTCTAACGCTATTGCAAAACGTAATTTTAACCGTGCAAAAGAGAGCTATGAGTTTAATAAAGACCTTGCACCACTTGTAGGTAAGAAGGATAGCTATGCCGTAAGAACTGCTCAAACATTTACGCTTGCAGATCTTATCCCGCTTGAAGAAATTAGCGAAGATTATGTAGTTGAATCTACACCTGCAGATCTGGTAGGTATTACAAATGCAACCGAAGTATATGCTGTAGACTATATAAAAGGAGAACTCTCAACCGCATCTATACTTGCTCTTAAAACAGAAAATGGCGTATATGAGCATACAAAGTATATCTGTGATCGTTTACTAGGAGCAGAGCTTACCTCTGTGTCTACCATAGAGATTAATGGACAGCAGTTTATTAAATCTCTAATAAGAAATATAGACGGCAGTGTAGAATTTGTTTTAAGCCTTTCGGCGAAAATGGTAAACAATGAGACTGAGTTTATTGTAGAAAGCCACTGGAATCTTGATCGTTATGAGGATGATGTCACTTTTTACAACTTCCAAATATGGGCAAACTCAATAGATGATTTACACAAACTAGGACAACAAGTTTTGAATCTTCTAGAAGTACAGAAGCCAGTAACTTCATATAATACCTCGACACCACCTACCGTATTTGTAAAAAAAGGAAACTATAACAACGGAGCGTTACAACTAGAAATCATCAATACAAATGCAACCGAGAGTGTAACATTTGATGCAGGAATAAGAGCAACAGAAACAAGCGAGATAGTAACAACCACATCGAGCATCTCACTTGGCGAAAATTACATCACAGAGGTTACTATTGACACAGGATATTTATTTGACATAGGCTTTAGAATAGGAGATGGTATAAACACACCAGATGATTTATTTCTATCTGACGGGCCATGGGGAGTAGATGCATCTCAAGTAGGGACAGATGTAGTAACCTATGAGATTTCAGAAAATGAAGAAACATACGGAGATGACACCTATGCTATAGAACGCAACTTGTCACTCACAGCAACAACAAATAGCTATGTTGCGGCATATAGAGCACTTACACCACGTTTTCAAGCAGTAGATGTAAGTATGTTTAATGCATTACAAATGACAGCAAAGGGAACAGGAAACTTAGAAATAACCTTTGTAAAGGAAAGCATAGAAATCTGGGAAGATCAGTACAAAGCAACGATAGCACTTACAGACAACTCTCAAGATTTTGATATTTTATTTGACAACTTTACAAGTCCGTCGGGAACACCGTTGTTGCTTAATGATCTCGTAACTGTGGTATTTACCATGGTATCTCAAGATGGAACGATGGTTACAAAGGAAATGGACATTAATGAGATACAATTTGCAAACTCAGAAGTACTCTCAACCGAAGAGAATATCATGGTAGCAGATGCATTAATAAATTACCCTAACCCATTTATATCGCAGACTACAATAAGATTGCCACAAGCAAGTGCAACGGTACAAATTACAGTAGTAGATATGTTAGGACGCATAGTAGACACGCAAGATATAACAACAAATAATGGAGGGTTAACAGCTGTATACACAGCTCCAAACCTACAGACAGGCATCTATACCTATAAACTAGTAGATAGTGCCTCACAACAACACAGTGGCAAGTTTGTCATAAAGAGATAA
- a CDS encoding oligosaccharide flippase family protein, which yields MIAIQHKIKKILSPEQIFMLSAFVVNGGNYLYNLGLGRVLGPGAFADAAILITLLLVLSFVAMTFQLAVAKFTTEFDKSKQEAFVQRAYKQATTFGIILGAAIVVFAGSLQTLFQTESSVMFTIFGIAVPLYFIMSVNRGNLQGRKSFIALSITYQFEMVCRLALTFALLLFFNIESSVAVATAIAISFIAGVFPFKKLTSKKAVQSALTSKESKAVMNFFVLTACYELTQIICNNSDILLVKHYFPSYDAGLYASLALIGRVVYFVTWMFVMLLLPTVVSMRKEGKNSVPVLMKYVGYITALASGIVLFTFLFPSFAVQILFGEQYMSIAPLLGWYALATSFFALSNIFAYYYLSLDHYKPIVIAAIFGVLQIVLIILFHDSLFEVVLAQVVAMGSLLIAQLLYFWKMQVK from the coding sequence ATGATCGCTATACAACACAAAATCAAAAAGATACTCTCTCCCGAGCAAATATTTATGCTCAGTGCCTTTGTGGTAAATGGAGGAAACTACCTCTATAATTTAGGACTGGGTAGAGTACTAGGCCCTGGCGCCTTTGCAGATGCTGCTATACTTATCACCTTACTACTTGTATTATCATTTGTTGCAATGACTTTTCAGCTAGCAGTTGCAAAGTTTACAACGGAGTTTGACAAGTCAAAACAAGAAGCATTTGTACAAAGAGCTTATAAACAAGCTACCACCTTTGGAATCATATTGGGTGCGGCAATTGTAGTTTTTGCAGGATCGCTGCAAACACTTTTTCAAACAGAATCTTCTGTAATGTTTACCATTTTTGGAATAGCAGTCCCACTTTATTTCATAATGAGCGTAAACAGAGGAAATCTTCAAGGACGTAAATCCTTTATTGCATTATCTATCACCTACCAATTTGAAATGGTATGCAGACTCGCACTTACTTTTGCATTATTACTTTTCTTCAATATAGAATCGTCTGTCGCGGTAGCTACAGCAATCGCAATCTCTTTTATAGCAGGTGTATTTCCATTTAAAAAGTTAACGTCTAAAAAGGCAGTGCAATCTGCCCTTACCTCAAAAGAGAGCAAGGCAGTTATGAACTTCTTTGTACTTACTGCGTGCTATGAGCTTACCCAGATCATTTGTAACAACAGTGATATACTCTTAGTAAAACACTATTTTCCATCTTATGATGCAGGATTATATGCATCTCTAGCCCTTATAGGTCGTGTAGTTTACTTTGTAACCTGGATGTTTGTGATGTTACTATTACCTACGGTAGTATCTATGCGCAAGGAAGGTAAGAACTCTGTACCTGTACTTATGAAGTATGTAGGGTACATCACAGCCCTTGCTAGTGGTATCGTGTTATTTACATTTCTGTTTCCATCATTTGCAGTACAAATATTATTTGGAGAACAGTATATGTCTATTGCTCCATTATTAGGTTGGTATGCACTTGCGACATCTTTTTTTGCCCTATCAAACATTTTTGCCTACTACTATCTATCCCTAGATCATTATAAACCTATTGTAATTGCTGCCATTTTTGGAGTGTTACAAATAGTGTTAATCATATTATTCCACGATTCATTGTTTGAAGTTGTTTTAGCCCAAGTAGTTGCAATGGGAAGTTTACTCATTGCTCAATTACTTTATTTCTGGAAGATGCAAGTAAAGTAA
- a CDS encoding glycoside hydrolase family 2 TIM barrel-domain containing protein — translation MKTNKTLYRILILAGFILINAGILYGISQVIAFLNTGADRSKMLHLDETKERHYVPQVKWESIENPGRPMEEANLKSIEEDYLDAWYVKNRAFYTGENAGVFDHFTEQARGKVEDLITLNNEANVYIESTTLTHHLSLEFYSADGTLVVLTDRNVTGVERVFKNEQFLVERSFNDDYKIILLLEDGFWRVRHFEKVASHPVDDAQKETIPIDLAMLEGINYYPQGSPWDTFGATFSKDTLTTDFKIINDLKLNSIRVFVGFEDFGKARVPREKLEKLTSLLDEAQAANLKVVVTLFDFYGDYRIQDWTITNAHLYSIVTHIKDHPALLGWDIKNEPNLDFESRGQREVLSWLSQTIDYLKTIDNTHPVTIGWSSPEAALYLENKVDIISYHYYKDLKDLSAAHKLITDVTSKPVVLQEFGLAAYHGLWNPIGPDEEDQAAYYTEFYKTQKRDSIHYLSWTLYDFRDIPSEVAGRLPWRKNKQAFFGIVNTLGVKDDAYLIIKNR, via the coding sequence TTGAAAACCAATAAAACGCTATATCGTATCTTAATTTTGGCTGGATTTATTCTCATAAATGCGGGTATCCTCTATGGTATAAGTCAGGTGATTGCTTTTTTAAACACGGGTGCAGACAGAAGTAAGATGCTTCACCTAGATGAAACAAAAGAGCGTCACTATGTACCCCAGGTGAAGTGGGAGTCTATTGAAAATCCTGGAAGACCTATGGAAGAAGCAAATCTTAAAAGCATAGAAGAAGATTATCTAGACGCTTGGTATGTAAAGAATAGAGCTTTTTACACAGGTGAAAATGCTGGAGTTTTTGATCATTTTACAGAGCAAGCCCGCGGAAAGGTTGAGGACTTAATCACATTAAATAATGAGGCAAACGTATATATAGAAAGTACGACCCTCACCCATCACCTCTCGCTAGAATTTTATAGTGCAGACGGTACACTGGTTGTACTTACAGATCGCAATGTCACAGGTGTAGAACGTGTTTTTAAAAATGAGCAATTTCTAGTAGAGCGCTCTTTTAATGATGATTATAAAATCATACTATTACTAGAAGATGGCTTCTGGAGAGTGCGACATTTTGAAAAAGTAGCCTCACATCCAGTAGATGATGCTCAAAAAGAGACTATCCCGATTGATCTTGCAATGCTAGAAGGAATTAACTATTACCCACAAGGGAGCCCTTGGGATACCTTTGGAGCTACGTTTAGTAAAGATACCCTCACCACAGATTTTAAAATTATTAATGATCTTAAGCTTAATTCTATAAGAGTCTTTGTGGGGTTTGAGGATTTTGGCAAAGCGCGTGTTCCGCGAGAAAAGCTTGAGAAACTCACATCACTTCTAGATGAAGCACAAGCAGCAAATCTTAAGGTTGTGGTCACCCTTTTTGACTTTTATGGAGATTATCGCATACAAGACTGGACTATTACAAATGCTCATCTATATAGTATCGTGACACATATAAAAGACCATCCTGCTTTATTAGGATGGGATATAAAAAATGAGCCTAATCTAGATTTTGAAAGTCGCGGGCAACGTGAAGTTTTATCTTGGCTGAGTCAAACGATAGATTATCTCAAGACTATAGATAATACACACCCAGTAACTATAGGCTGGTCTTCGCCAGAGGCCGCATTATATCTAGAAAATAAAGTAGACATTATCTCTTATCATTATTACAAAGACCTCAAGGACCTAAGTGCTGCTCACAAATTAATAACAGATGTAACTAGTAAACCTGTGGTTTTACAAGAATTTGGTCTTGCCGCTTATCACGGTTTATGGAATCCCATAGGTCCAGATGAAGAAGATCAAGCTGCTTATTATACTGAGTTTTATAAAACCCAGAAAAGAGATAGTATACACTATCTCTCTTGGACACTTTATGATTTTAGGGATATACCGAGTGAAGTGGCTGGTAGATTACCGTGGCGAAAGAACAAACAGGCTTTTTTTGGAATTGTTAATACACTTGGGGTGAAAGACGATGCCTATTTGATCATTAAGAACCGGTAA